A section of the Candidatus Nitrosacidococcus sp. I8 genome encodes:
- a CDS encoding type I-F CRISPR-associated endoribonuclease Cas6/Csy4 — translation MFSEYIEIHAQGIAEDTHFILGKLFTRIHGILKSHSLNIALGFPDLKEYSPGKLIRCFGVTKDLAQLEQNDGLLQLEKRNMILINPIASVPKNHDKIAYRRLRDPEKTTHSFKKRLSLRNGKRGILPHLSPIDLKNNINDVEEKEKIKRPPYLILERNGQKLPIHIGTERLKLDLDLCQFNTYGFAKKMKECYAAVPSF, via the coding sequence ATGTTTTCAGAATACATTGAAATTCATGCCCAAGGAATAGCCGAAGACACTCACTTTATCTTAGGCAAACTATTTACTCGGATTCATGGCATTTTAAAATCCCACTCTCTAAACATTGCTTTAGGATTTCCAGATCTAAAAGAATACTCGCCGGGCAAACTCATCCGTTGTTTTGGTGTTACTAAAGATTTAGCTCAGTTAGAGCAAAACGATGGGCTACTTCAGCTTGAAAAGAGAAATATGATTTTAATTAACCCCATTGCCAGTGTACCCAAAAATCATGACAAAATAGCCTATCGGCGACTACGAGATCCAGAAAAAACAACCCATAGCTTTAAAAAACGACTGAGTCTTCGCAATGGGAAAAGAGGGATCCTACCCCACTTATCTCCCATTGATTTAAAAAACAACATCAATGACGTTGAAGAAAAGGAGAAGATAAAACGACCACCTTATTTAATTTTAGAGCGTAATGGGCAAAAGCTACCCATCCATATTGGTACAGAAAGACTAAAGCTTGATTTAGATCTTTGCCAATTTAATACCTATGGATTTGCAAAAAAGATGAAGGAATGCTACGCAGCAGTTCCTTCCTTTTAA
- a CDS encoding CopG family transcriptional regulator: MIKIELPKNIETRLAVLAKTTGHTEDYYIREAITEYLDSLEDLHLAEQRLAEIRAGHGQWQSLEDLEKNIDLEN; this comes from the coding sequence ATGATTAAAATTGAATTACCTAAGAATATTGAAACCCGATTAGCAGTGCTTGCTAAGACAACGGGGCACACTGAAGATTATTATATCCGTGAAGCAATCACAGAGTATTTAGATAGCTTAGAGGATCTGCACTTAGCAGAGCAAAGATTAGCAGAGATACGAGCAGGACATGGTCAGTGGCAGAGTTTAGAGGATTTAGAAAAAAACATTGACTTGGAAAATTAA